In Fulvia fulva chromosome 10, complete sequence, a single window of DNA contains:
- a CDS encoding Carnosine N-methyltransferase has translation MLALLLLCWFAGVVTSAVDTCLAVQREPKLPQCQALSSRHHAEHQRLLHSISRSHGRWNNKHPRWAILEALHGYDRYREIAGAEIDRFEDLYKHVPKKHKKILESTIQYQNNFQEARTLLDHNAKTCQAIVENGLALYNITRAELNTFITESDNVEKKHRDNKHRVLRTHTSHALKHVVRDWSRDSHAERQATFPYILDCLSHHLDLTQPTNILIPGAGLGRLAHEISHLSPTVTTTSNEKDAYMNLAYHYLTSPTHSSPSSLNFSLHPYLESWSHARSRASLYRSVQIPDSHLSLNAPNLLVEGDFTTAFSYQPATYDAVVTLFFIDTARNLVQYFETIAELLKPGGLWVNVGPLLYGSAPFVQLSLDEVLLVAREMGLEVEYRAEREVMYDFGAGNMHRNGYVAQYWVARKVSGEAEKGKGWWS, from the exons ATGCTGGCCCTGCTCTTGCTCTGCTGGTTTGCAGGGGTCGTCACTTCAGCCGTCGATACCTGTTTAGCCGTGCAGCGTGAGCCTAAGTTGCCTCAATGCCAAGCTCTGAGCTCGAGGCATCACGCCGAACATCAAAGGCTTCTACACAGCATAAGCCGTAGTCATGGCAGATGGAACAACAAGCATCCACGATGGGCTATTCTCGAAGCTCTTCATGGCTATGACCGATATCGGGAAATTGCTGGGGCTGAGATAGATCGATTCGAGGATCTGTACAAGCATGTGCCGAAAAAGCACAAGAAA ATCTTGGAGTCGACCATCCAATACCAGAACAACTTCCAAGAAGCAAGGACCCTCCTAGACCACAACGCCAAAACATGCCAAGCCATCGTCGAGAACGGCCTCGCCCTCTACAACATCACCCGCGCAGAACTCAACACCTTCATCACCGAATCCGACAACGTCGAAAAGAAGCACCGCGACAACAAACACCGCGTCCTGCGCACCCACACCTCCCACGCCCTGAAGCACGTAGTCCGAGACTGGTCCCGCGACTCCCACGCCGAAAGACAAGCAACATTCCCCTACATCCTGGATTGCCTCAGCCACCACCTTGACCTAACGCAGCCCACCAACATCCTCATCCCCGGCGCAGGTCTCGGCCGCTTAGCTCATGAAATTTCCCACCTCTCACCAACCGTCACTACAACCTCCAACGAAAAGGACGCATACATGAACCTCGCATACCATTACCTCACCTCGCCCACGCACTCCTCCCCATCAAGTCTGAACTTCTCCCTACACCCCTACCTCGAATCCTGGTCCCACGCCCGCTCTCGCGCATCCCTCTACCGCTCCGTCCAAATCCCCGACTCCCACCTCTCCTTAAACGCTCCCAACCTCCTCGTCGAAGGCGACTTCACCACCGCTTTCTCGTACCAACCGGCAACCTACGACGCAGTCGTGACGCTCTTCTTCATCGACACAGCGCGGAATCTGGTGCAGTACTTCGAGACGATCGCGGAGCTTCTGAAACCTGGGGGTTTGTGGGTGAATGTGGGCCCGCTGCTTTACGGGAGTGCGCCGTTTGTGCAGTTGAGTCTTGACGAAGTGTTGCTGGTGGCGAGGGAGATGGGGCTTGAGGTGGAGTATCGTGCTGAGAGAGAGGTTATGTATGATTTTGGGGCGGGGAATATGCATAGGAATGGGTATGTGGCGCAGTATTGGGTTGCTAGGAAGGTTAGTGGGGAGGCGGAGAAGGGGAAGGGGTGGTGGAGTTGA